A genomic region of bacterium contains the following coding sequences:
- a CDS encoding MerR family transcriptional regulator, which yields MDEQTAPVAEKPQARPRMDRSERMKVYHNIREVSQIAELEPYILRFWESEFSALKPKTTRGGRRQYQVDDIKMVLLIKKLLYQDGYTIAGARNRLKEIKEKERDQLEIPFNQWRNRSGVKAIAAELRQVLEMLNRKGPVIK from the coding sequence ATGGACGAGCAAACAGCACCGGTGGCGGAAAAGCCGCAGGCCAGACCCAGGATGGACAGATCCGAACGGATGAAGGTCTACCATAACATCCGGGAGGTTTCCCAGATAGCGGAGCTGGAACCGTATATCCTGAGGTTCTGGGAGAGCGAGTTTTCGGCGCTCAAGCCCAAGACCACCCGGGGCGGCCGCCGCCAGTACCAGGTGGATGACATCAAAATGGTGCTGCTGATAAAAAAACTGTTGTACCAGGACGGCTACACCATCGCCGGGGCCCGCAACCGGCTGAAGGAGATCAAGGAAAAGGAGAGGGACCAGCTGGAAATTCCCTTCAACCAATGGCGCAACCGTTCGGGGGTCAAGGCCATTGCCGCAGAGCTCAGGCAGGTATTGGAGATGCTGAACCGGAAGGGACCGGTCATAAAATAA
- the pgeF gene encoding peptidoglycan editing factor PgeF, protein MNAELISEQNGLSILSFDILNRYGIKHGMVIKSNGREIDKEQVYQKLANGGRLAVTHQVHGEHIETIPPEYSGYYPKKIEADGLMTQVPGVVITIHTADCVPIFLADKETKAVCLIHAGWKGTVLGIAQKGLQQFMAAYGLKPGSIAAVIGPAIEQNCYQVGSEVADRFGPPVKISEGGGKWRLDLKSENRRQLITAGLLPDDIHLSRLCTFCQNSLLHSYRREKELKGQMISFMEA, encoded by the coding sequence ATGAACGCAGAACTGATCTCGGAACAGAACGGCCTGAGCATCCTGAGCTTTGATATCCTGAACCGGTATGGTATAAAACACGGGATGGTCATCAAGTCAAACGGCCGGGAAATAGACAAGGAGCAGGTTTACCAGAAACTGGCAAACGGCGGCAGATTGGCGGTCACCCACCAGGTCCACGGAGAGCACATAGAAACGATCCCGCCGGAATATTCCGGATACTACCCAAAAAAGATCGAAGCTGACGGGCTGATGACCCAGGTCCCGGGCGTGGTAATAACCATTCACACCGCCGACTGCGTCCCCATATTCCTGGCGGACAAGGAAACAAAAGCGGTCTGCCTGATCCATGCCGGATGGAAGGGCACCGTCTTGGGCATCGCCCAAAAGGGACTGCAGCAGTTCATGGCGGCATACGGCCTTAAACCGGGAAGCATCGCGGCGGTGATCGGCCCGGCCATCGAACAGAACTGCTATCAGGTCGGGTCAGAAGTGGCTGACAGGTTCGGTCCGCCGGTCAAAATATCAGAGGGCGGAGGCAAATGGCGGCTGGACCTGAAGTCCGAGAACCGGCGACAATTGATCACTGCCGGTCTTTTGCCTGACGACATTCACCTTTCCAGACTCTGCACCTTCTGCCAGAACAGCCTGCTCCATTCATACCGGAGAGAAAAAGAGCTTAAAGGCCAAATGATCTCATTTATGGAGGCTTAG
- a CDS encoding NAD(P)H-dependent glycerol-3-phosphate dehydrogenase, with protein sequence MLTKNKNICILGAGNWGTTLAVILAEQGHRVRLWEYLPQAAEEIQRTRQNSQFLPGITIPQGVDVSSDLGRSLQGADICFLALPSSVLRKVCEQAYPLLSSDTVIVSAIKGLEDKTRLRMSQVIEQTLKEKAGRLVVLSGPNIASEIARHLPATTVAASNDLSSAEEVQSALMSRYLRVYTGSDVAGAELGGSLKNVIAIAAGIIDGMELGANTKGALLTRGLAEITRLGTALGADPATFAGLTGMGDLITTCSSPHSRNHIVGSRIGQGQKLDDILKEMVMVAEGVNTAKAAYELSKEHKIEMPITEQMYLVLFQDKSPRLAVEALMTRDPKSEK encoded by the coding sequence ATGCTGACCAAGAATAAAAATATTTGTATCCTGGGAGCAGGCAACTGGGGCACCACTTTGGCCGTGATCTTGGCAGAGCAGGGCCACCGGGTGCGGCTTTGGGAGTATCTGCCCCAGGCGGCGGAAGAGATCCAGCGTACCCGCCAGAACAGTCAGTTCCTGCCGGGGATAACCATTCCCCAAGGCGTGGACGTAAGTTCCGATCTGGGCCGTTCATTGCAGGGGGCTGATATCTGTTTCCTGGCGCTGCCGTCCTCAGTACTCAGGAAGGTCTGCGAACAAGCCTATCCATTGCTTTCCTCGGATACAGTGATCGTCAGCGCCATCAAAGGCCTGGAGGACAAGACCCGCCTGCGGATGTCGCAGGTGATAGAACAGACACTGAAGGAAAAGGCCGGGCGCTTAGTGGTTTTATCCGGGCCGAACATCGCTTCTGAGATCGCCCGCCACCTGCCGGCCACCACCGTGGCCGCCTCGAACGATCTTTCGTCCGCGGAGGAAGTTCAATCGGCCCTGATGTCCCGGTATCTGCGGGTCTACACCGGCAGCGATGTGGCGGGGGCCGAGCTGGGCGGGAGTCTGAAGAACGTGATCGCCATCGCGGCCGGTATCATAGACGGGATGGAGCTGGGGGCCAACACCAAGGGGGCGCTTCTGACCAGGGGCCTGGCCGAGATCACCCGGCTGGGAACAGCCCTGGGGGCCGATCCGGCCACTTTCGCCGGCCTGACCGGGATGGGGGACCTGATCACCACCTGTTCCAGCCCCCACAGCCGCAACCATATCGTGGGAAGCAGGATCGGCCAGGGACAAAAACTGGACGACATTTTAAAGGAAATGGTGATGGTGGCCGAGGGGGTCAATACCGCCAAGGCGGCCTACGAACTGTCCAAAGAACATAAGATCGAGATGCCCATCACCGAACAGATGTACCTGGTGCTTTTCCAGGACAAATCTCCCCGCCTGGCGGTGGAGGCCCTGATGACCCGTGATCCCAAGTCCGAAAAATGA